In the genome of bacterium, one region contains:
- a CDS encoding rhomboid family intramembrane serine protease, which yields MFPLHDDNPTQRAPILTYALIAANVIVFLYQFLQPDQGERIAIQFGFIPAELTHGVELTPQAYFPALGTIFTSMFLHGSWMHLIGNMLYLWIFGNNIEDLLGPIWFLIFYLLSGVGAVMLFVATGPNTTVPLVGASGAISGVLGLYAVKFPRARVLTAIVFGFFIRMVWIPAMMVLGLWFLMQLLFAFASAGTESSGGVAYMAHVGGFLVGLLAALVVRGPRRAWTRDEWQ from the coding sequence ATGTTCCCTCTGCACGATGACAACCCGACCCAGCGGGCGCCGATTCTCACCTATGCGCTGATCGCGGCGAATGTGATCGTGTTCCTCTATCAATTCCTGCAGCCCGATCAGGGGGAACGGATCGCGATTCAGTTTGGCTTCATTCCGGCGGAGCTGACGCACGGCGTTGAATTGACCCCGCAGGCCTACTTCCCGGCGCTGGGCACGATCTTTACCAGCATGTTTCTGCACGGCAGTTGGATGCACCTGATCGGCAACATGCTCTACCTGTGGATCTTCGGGAACAACATCGAAGATCTGCTCGGGCCGATCTGGTTTCTCATCTTCTACTTGCTGTCGGGGGTTGGCGCGGTCATGCTCTTTGTGGCCACCGGACCCAACACCACCGTGCCGCTGGTGGGGGCCTCGGGGGCGATCTCCGGGGTGCTCGGGCTTTATGCCGTCAAGTTCCCCAGGGCGCGGGTGCTGACTGCGATTGTCTTCGGCTTCTTCATCCGCATGGTCTGGATTCCGGCCATGATGGTGCTGGGGCTCTGGTTCCTGATGCAGTTGCTGTTCGCGTTTGCCTCGGCTGGCACGGAATCCTCCGGCGGCGTGGCCTACATGGCCCATGTCGGCGGCTTCCTCGTCGGCCTGCTGGCGGCGTTGGTGGTGCGTGGCCCCCGGAGGGCCTGGACACGCGACGAATGGCAATAG